The Argentina anserina chromosome 5, drPotAnse1.1, whole genome shotgun sequence genome includes the window ACAAGTTTTCTCCCAGGGTAACTGTATTTTGCTTCCAAGGACAAGGATAGAAGGCCCGCCATCTTCATAATAGAGTCAAATAGCTCAGTGATACTTTCCTCATCCACGTCCATCACTCCAAGTCTTCTGAGCCCTGTCAGGTTACCTAGTTCAGCTGCAATACCACCACCCGCATATATACCTGTCAAGGTCAGAAGATCGGTGAGTCTTCCTATTCCTGCAGGTAGCTTCATCCCACAAACGCCACTGGTCTTGAACATTTTGAGGTGCCTCAATCTTACAAGCTTGAGTATCTCATCTGACAAGCCTGTTAAATCCCTACACCATCTAATATCCAAGGTTTGCAGGGCTTGTAATCTGCCTAGCCCCCCTGGGAGCTCATTGATATCCGTGCTTTTCAAGCCAAGATACCTGAGGTTTACTAGGTCTCCCACTTCAGCTGGTAACTTTTTGATTTTGCTATCTTTCAGCTCAAGCACTCTTAAAGTGCTCACATCATCAAATTGTAGCCAACTACCATCATTTTGAGATAGATCTTCATGTGCTAGCAGAAATAAACCAGTTACTTGAAGATTGTTCATTTGCGATTTCAGTTGTGAGATGTCTGAACAAATGAAAACTTTAAAGGCTGCAAATTTTCCTTCCATGAGTTGGTTAACACAGAACTTTTGAAGTTGACAGGGGACCCTTAATTGAGTCCCTCTACTCCGGTTGTATTTATCTTTTACCCGAAGCAGTCTCTGGTTGATCAATTCACAGACATATTCCTCTGCTACATCCTCCATAATCCTCCCTGCTTTTTCCTGTATCAGTCCTTGGGCTACTAGTAACCGGATAAGTGCCGCTTTTGAAAGCAGGTAGCTCTCGGGGAATATGGAACAGTACATCAAACAATGTTGAAGGTGATAAGGTAACTCTTTGAAACGTAACTGTAATGGACAAGATGGAGAAGACGGATCAGCTGATGTCTCACCTTGTTCATCCTCATGGCTGTCCTTGCTCTCTTCCATCTCTCTTTCACTGGCACTTCTATATAGAGCTCTATGACTATATATAAAAGGAAAAGGTAGCAATATATATACGCTGATAAACCTTATGCGAGATAGTGTATGTTAAAGGAAGCTCACATATGAAATTGCCttctttaattaatttccGGCCAGATGCGGTTTGTTGGCCGGCAACCGGTTTTAGTCTTGTAAGCTATTTCCAAGAAAAATGTTATGTAAACTAAGCATATTGAAAACTAGTTTATTGATGACGAATCTGAACAATGCTACTTGATGTGACTATGATTGTAACAGatacgtacatatatatgtgaaaTAGTTTCTTGCTTAACTAGACAAAAACCTCCACATCCTAATAGAACAAGTAATTTGCTTCTGTCACTGCAGTAAAGACCAGTAGACTCACCTGCATTCTCTTTCAGCTTCCCCTCTCTCGTCTTCAACCTTTCTCATCTTTTCCCGTTCTCCAGGATTATTGCTCGTAAAGCACATGGGACTCTGACTTGGGAGAAAGTGTTCACTGGCAAAATATGATGACAGTGTGATGTTTGCTATCACAGTTCTCTGAAATTCGCATATCGCATATTTTTTGGGTGTGTGTTTATTACGAAATTGACCAGTTCGCATGCCTGGAATTGATCTCGTCATAAGCCCAGAAAAGATGATAGAAAAGTATCAGATGAATATCTTGTAATCAGAGTTGATCTCTTATTAAGGGTTAAGAAACTTGGTTGAAACATGTAGCCATCCTTGAAATCAAGTAAACCAACATAGATTACTACAAAGCAAGTATCTTCCTTGGATGAAAAATCCAGTAAGAAATTTAGTAAGCGGTCACGAAATTAAAGACTTACTTTGTGGCCCTTTGAATAAATGACAGATGATCGGCAATTCAGCATACTAGGGAAATCTATCATTAAAGGGCCAATCATCTCCTGCATTGAGAATACAAAAACAGTTGATAGTCATTGTCCTAGGTatcagattttggattgattaATAAGGTTGATCATTAAGGGCAGAGAGGAACCTGAACACAAACACCATACAAATCTCTGTATGACTAGACATAGAATGATTGTGGGAGGTGATGAACAAATTGATTTCTTCATTCACTCATTTCATCCAAACGATTACACATCCAATCTATGTCTAAAGTCACAATAAAGTGCAGGAGAACGGAACTCAAGTCCCTGAACAATTACAgatttaataaataaaagcTTACAACAAACATCAGATGATCTGTATAGGTGCCACGCTGTTGCAAAGATATCCAATTTCTTAGTTGCAACAAGCTGGAGGAGGAATCAGAGTCCAACCAGGATACAAACCAATTTCGGGGGACTTCAAGTTCGACACGTGATAGACGATGGAACCGGTAGGAGTACAATACCTGGTTGTGTGTACACACACAACGAAATCATATGTTTCCAGATATTATCAGAAATTGCTCAGAAGTACTTAGAATAAGCTAGTTCAATGTCATGAAAGGCACTACACTTGTAATTGCCAGCAAACTCTAGGGATTGATGCTCCTCAGAACTTCCGCCTTTTTTTATGCCATTCAAGGAATCTAACGAGTCCCATCATTCTAATATTTCCCCTTCTTCTATGTCATTGTCTGATAATAAGAAACTCCTTATACCTGAAAGATTTGTTTCTATCCCTTCACCATCCAAATCAAGAAAATCATCAGGATTAATTTCAGCAATAAGGTCTGAATACGAGTCTATTAAGCCttgatcaaaatcaaactCCATGTCTTCAAAAGTCCTTTTTCCTTATCCTTGGAGATGGTTTGTGAACCATTTCCTGCTGCTATTGTTGCAGACAAAGATCTATCAGATGAATTGTCTATTCCTTTCTCAAACCTGCTGTTGTTGGAAATATGAGGCATGGAAACTGAAGTCTCATGTCCCATTAGATCCAAAACCTTAGGGCAGCTGTTGTCCTCTTCTATTTCCTCCTCCTTAAAGGGTAAACCTACTGCACTTGGGTCATTGCTTCCATAAATCTCAACCTCTTGTTTGTGAACGTTACGGTTGACATCTTTAACtacttcaaaatcaaaactgtgtgaaggaagaaaaacatatatgaCAGGGTATTCCAAAATATCTAGGTTGGCTAACTGCTGCCTGATTGGAACTCGTAAATCCAACTCACGGAATGGTGACCTATTGCCCTGTAAAAAGCGAAGGCGAAAGAATAAAATCAGAACTTTTTAGAAGGTGGCATTTTTATCATAGGTATATTAGCCTTAAAACACAGCTCCAGTGTGACCCAATGAACAACATATTTTCACCATATCCCAACCTGAATATCTCTATACACATTGACTTCAAACATACCCACATATAGCATACAATTAGGGTTATAAATGTGTATGCATATAATCTCCTGAAAACCCAAATGATTGCAAGTTCAGCAGCAAGTTGGGTGAAGCTTATGTAACACTAAAAGATCCAGAACTGGTAGAAAGATGAAGCACCATAAGTAAAAGCAGATATAAGGACACATATCAGTCATGAGCCAGGGCTCGGACAAGATTGCAGTAAAACGAAACCCAAAATGTAATTGTGCTACATTAAAGTTGGGTCTTGGCCAGAGTAAACAGTGATTGATTCATCCTGCAGTAATTATATTCATTTTTCAACCTTATGATCTAGACGTTCACAGAAAATTATTAAACATcaacaagaaacaaaaggacaAACCGTGGGGCGTGTTCGGATAAAAAGTTTGAGACAATCCAGCCGCTCTGTACAGAAAGGCCTCAACTGATGATTCCACGGCCCAGGCTGTAAATGTTCTTCAAGAACAGCGGAGAGCTTCATGTTTTCATTCACTCTGTCATCGACATAATACATTCATCAGTTGTCAAAATACATCCCCAAAACCTAGACGATTAAACTAAATCATCAGTAGACCCACCCATGATCAATTAGAACAACATCTGTCGAATGAAACCGCCACTCAATCGTCCATGAGATGCATTTCGTCCTGCAGAAGCAGACAACGCATGCCACATTGCAATCAAAAAACACAAATGCActacttcaaaaaaaaaacaaaaccatcagcatgaaaattgaaacaaacCTCGTATCGTATCGGGTCTGATTCTTGTCCCTCTTAGACATCCCATTAGACAGAAACAAGAGCTTTGTTCTGCGGCTGTAGGCAGCACTCCGGAGGCACTTAAGATGAAAGGGCAGCTTAAAGTTGTTATATCTACACAACTTGTTTCTCAATCTCTGAGCAGAATCGGCAACCCTCTTCACTTCCTCAAGCAGATTGTAATCTAATCCAGACAAAGATTTGATACATCAAACAGAAAGACAAGACACTGAGATAGTGGTTTGAGATTGAAAACTGAGGTGGGTACCAGAGAGGAGGGTATTGTCGTCCATCTGAGAGACAGGGACGTAGTGGGTTAGGCTTCTTTTGCCGGAACAAGAGGTGCGAGACTTGTGAGCTTTAACGCAGGGGAGGCTGCAGGAGCGGATGGAGCAACCGGGGCATTGGTACTTGGAGGGTTTGGCTTGGCACTCTTGGCATAATATTTCATTTGGTTTTGAGTTTGCTTCGTGAACGTCCACCTCCGTCATTCTGATCAGAGCAGCTGCCGCACCGCAAAGGCGTCAGGGTTATAACACAGCACCAGGGTTTGGGTTTTCGGCGGGCACCAGCCACcagctgatatatatataaatgaggGTCGGCtgttatttcttttttctctctctttttcatttcctaaaaaaaaaaaaactaatgagCTTCTATTTGATGCCGGtcaattccaaatcaaacatAAGTTCTATTTTTGTTTGATGGGGTTATTACAGCATTAGACATTGTTTTCTATATTTCCTAGCTAATCTTAAATCATATGCTTAGAGCAAAAAATACAGATAAACCAAACAAAATATACATGTATGTTATGTAAATGACTGATGTATAGTATGAATTTTAGTGTAACAATTTTGTGGTAAGCCTTAAAAAGGCTTTGATTCCACTTGGGTTAAACAGTTAAACTAACAGTAACTAAAGttaaaaacctaaattaaaatgaaatctACGTATTTTATTTCTAATCAGACCAAGGTCGTACTCTATCCTCAGTCCTATATATGACCTGATATGATGTCGTATTTAGCCTATCAACATTAAgttgttgtaggagaattaatATAGGTTACTCTAGATaaagaattatatataatctcGTATTCTATGAGATACTtaatgtaatgtctatatataagaCATTCTTATCAAttaataaagatgatgtttctccctattttgatgcgtattacattcttctaTAACATGTTATCAGCACGTAGTTCTAATCCTGAGTTCCTAGGTCTAGAACCCTAATTTTTGAAGAAAACAATAGCAGAAGAAGACGAAAAAATTTCTTATGCCATGAAAAATTCGACAAAAGATGACTGAAAAAAGATTGTTCTGCGGAAAAAATAATAGAAAAGACGAAAAAAAACCAGCAAATCGAATCTTCAACTAGGCACCCATAAAACTTTTCTAGGCACCCCATCATCTCATTCGATTTGCCATCATCGGGTTTCTTCCTCCGGTGTTAGAAACTCCCATGCCGTCGTCTTCTTCACTACGTGGCCGCCTCCGTGCGCTGGACCTCGAAGCTCATTGAGCCTTCGTGCGTTGTTGCCTTTGCTCCAAGACGTGGATTGTTCAACCTGGTTCT containing:
- the LOC126795779 gene encoding disease resistance protein RPM1-like, with product MEESKDSHEDEQGETSADPSSPSCPLQLRFKELPYHLQHCLMYCSIFPESYLLSKAALIRLLVAQGLIQEKAGRIMEDVAEEYVCELINQRLLRVKDKYNRSRGTQLRVPCQLQKFCVNQLMEGKFAAFKVFICSDISQLKSQMNNLQVTGLFLLAHEDLSQNDGSWLQFDDVSTLRVLELKDSKIKKLPAEVGDLVNLRYLGLKSTDINELPGGLGRLQALQTLDIRWCRDLTGLSDEILKLVRLRHLKMFKTSGVCGMKLPAGIGRLTDLLTLTGIYAGGGIAAELGNLTGLRRLGVMDVDEESITELFDSIMKMAGLLSLSLEAKYSYPGRKLVILESFSPPPFLRKLRLEGILEKLPAWFGSLDRLTRLRLGSSHLCENPSMVLQALPNLQSLTLWEAYDVKQMGKEFCSAGGFLKLEILIIASGVLEEWTELEEGALPSLKYLHLHSCMRLKMLPEGLQSLSTLEQLHLLPLLDDHAGRLKPDGGEEYYKIKHIPEISYITNSMVQEYVTTGKGGIEMLQG
- the LOC126796053 gene encoding uncharacterized protein LOC126796053, with protein sequence MTEVDVHEANSKPNEILCQECQAKPSKYQCPGCSIRSCSLPCVKAHKSRTSCSGKRSLTHYVPVSQMDDNTLLSDYNLLEEVKRVADSAQRLRNKLCRYNNFKLPFHLKCLRSAAYSRRTKLLFLSNGMSKRDKNQTRYDTRTKCISWTIEWRFHSTDVVLIDHGVNENMKLSAVLEEHLQPGPWNHQLRPFCTERLDCLKLFIRTRPTGNRSPFRELDLRVPIRQQLANLDILEYPVIYVFLPSHSFDFEVVKDVNRNVHKQEVEIYGSNDPSAVGLPFKEEEIEEDNSCPKVLDLMGHETSVSMPHISNNSRFEKGIDNSSDRSLSATIAAGNGSQTISKDKEKGLLKTWSLILIKA